CTCTCGCGTAACCTTCCCTTTATAACCTTCCGAAGGTTCTCAAGGTTTATGTATAGGAAACCTTCGGAAGGTTGCTTCTCACGGAAGGCTTCTATGCGGCTTCTTCTATTTTATCCACCTTCAGGATCTCATAAAGTGTGGTTCGTTGCGCGGGAATAAATCCAGCATCCCTAATCATGTTCTTGCACTCTTCAACGCTGGTCGTATTCACAAACTTTGCGGCAGCGTGAACATTTTCTTCCAACAATATACCGCCAAAATCATCGCCGCCAAAGTGGAGTGCAATCTGTCCGATCTTCTTCCCTTCTGAAAACCATGATGCCTGAATGTGCTGAAAATTATCCAGATAGATTCGCGAAAAGGCAATCATCTGTAAGTAACGTGTAGGTGTGGCATAATGCGGAATGATTTTTTCCAACGGCGTATTGCCCGGCTTAAACGACCATGGTACGAATGCAGTGAATCCATCTGTCTCTTCCTGCAGTTGGCGTATAGCTTCAAGGTGTTCAACAATATCCTCTTCCGTTTCAAGGTGACCGTACATCATTGTTGCTGTCGTCTTGTAGCCTATCCGATGGGCGATGCGCATTACATTCAGCCAGTCGGCAGATGTGCCTTTACGGCTGCTTATTTTTTTCTTCACACGATCGGAGAGAATTTCTGCACCTCCGCCGGGAAGAGAGCGCAATCCTTTTTCCCATAATTTTTCAAGCACTTGCTCTATGGACAAGCCGGAGACGTGCGACATTCCGATAATTTCAGACGTTGAAAAGAAATGCGGATAAATCTCCGGAACTTCCTTCACTGTACGTTCAACAAGTTCAAGATAATAATCGAATGGAATCGTTGGATCCACGCCTCCCTGCAAAAGTACTGTCGTAATTCCGCCTGCTGCCGCTTCCTTAAATTTCTGTATCAATTGATCGATCGATAATCTATATGCCCCTTCTTCGCCGGGATGGCGGTAGAATGCGCAGAAAATACAATCGATATCACAAACATTTGAATAGTTCGGATTCGTATCCAAAAGGTATGTCACCCACTGGTTTGGATTTTTGCGAAACCGAATCTCACTTGCCAGGTCGCCTAAATCCAGCAGCTCTGCATTCCGCAGAAGGAACAATCCTTCTTCAGAAGAGATGCGATTGCCGTCCCGGACTTTGTGATATACCTGTTCTAACGTCATTGATACCATTTCTAAAAATTAAATTGATATCCGGCTGATTTAAGATCTTTCAGCAAGCCAAAGCTCGCTTCTTCCAACTTCACAGTAATTAATTTCACTAAGACGCCCGGCATGGTATTCGGAAAGCTGACGTCTGATGAGTGAAGTACACAGACTCGATTTTTGCCAAGTTTGCCGACAAAATGTCCAATCTCGAACATAGCATAGGCAAGATCGTCTGGTGTGATAACAAAAAAAACAAATTTTATCTCCGCTTCCATTTGAAGCGAATCTAGTGAAATCATATGTCCATGCATACGTTCTATAACAACTTCTTCTAATCCAATTTCATGAAGGAATTGCAGCAGTTGAACATGCAATGGATCATCTAATTCTCCAATGACATACACTTTCTTGGTCTGCGAGCTCGATGGCGCTTGTGTAATTGGCTGCATTGGTGATTCAGCAGGTTTTTTGGGGGGCGGCTTTAAGATGCGCTTTCCACTCGACGAGTCCGTCGCAGTCTGACTACCGGCTTCTGAGGATGTCACTGTTGAAGATTCAGCAGCAGCGGTTGGAACTGGGACAGATACAAGATCTGGTGATGCTTTCAGCTTTTCGTATAATTCATTCAGACATGATAGAATTAACTGTACAGACGATTGATAAAACAATCCGCCGTGCGAATCGCCAAGAATTTTCTGTTTGTATGGAAATCCAATGGGTCCTGACAATTCGAGGATTTCCAGACACGCCTTTCGCCACTCAAGATATTTATTTTGCAGGCGTGCGTTGTACCCAGAATAATCAAAACCACCAATCGGCGCTAACCGTGTTCCAGTTTCGATTAATTCCCTAAATTTATTAACAATCTGTTCTGACATATTCTGCCTATAACCAATTTCCCTGTAATTAAATGATGTTGCACACTAAACAATCTCAATAAAAGAATTAATAGTTTTTATAGAGTTGTCCACCTCCCCATCCCGTCCCGATTGATTTTATCAAGCGGGACGGGATTTCCCCTCCTCAAACGAGGAGGGGATTAAGGGGTGGTGTACTTTTTCTTATAACATTTCATGTTGATCAGCATAGAAGATGGTTTTACGTAAAATCCTTATTTAATTCTACGCGTGTTCAATACTTTCGAGTTCATGGAGAAGTCCGTGAAACAAATCAATTGAAACTCGTTCCCTTTCACCAACTCTAAAGTTAAAACCTTCAAGATATTCTACCGATTCATCA
The genomic region above belongs to Ignavibacteriales bacterium and contains:
- the mqnC gene encoding dehypoxanthine futalosine cyclase, yielding MTLEQVYHKVRDGNRISSEEGLFLLRNAELLDLGDLASEIRFRKNPNQWVTYLLDTNPNYSNVCDIDCIFCAFYRHPGEEGAYRLSIDQLIQKFKEAAAGGITTVLLQGGVDPTIPFDYYLELVERTVKEVPEIYPHFFSTSEIIGMSHVSGLSIEQVLEKLWEKGLRSLPGGGAEILSDRVKKKISSRKGTSADWLNVMRIAHRIGYKTTATMMYGHLETEEDIVEHLEAIRQLQEETDGFTAFVPWSFKPGNTPLEKIIPHYATPTRYLQMIAFSRIYLDNFQHIQASWFSEGKKIGQIALHFGGDDFGGILLEENVHAAAKFVNTTSVEECKNMIRDAGFIPAQRTTLYEILKVDKIEEAA
- a CDS encoding nucleotide-binding protein, which encodes MSEQIVNKFRELIETGTRLAPIGGFDYSGYNARLQNKYLEWRKACLEILELSGPIGFPYKQKILGDSHGGLFYQSSVQLILSCLNELYEKLKASPDLVSVPVPTAAAESSTVTSSEAGSQTATDSSSGKRILKPPPKKPAESPMQPITQAPSSSQTKKVYVIGELDDPLHVQLLQFLHEIGLEEVVIERMHGHMISLDSLQMEAEIKFVFFVITPDDLAYAMFEIGHFVGKLGKNRVCVLHSSDVSFPNTMPGVLVKLITVKLEEASFGLLKDLKSAGYQFNF